The following are encoded in a window of Cryptococcus neoformans var. neoformans B-3501A chromosome 13, whole genome shotgun sequence genomic DNA:
- a CDS encoding hypothetical protein (Match to ESTs gb|CF193778.1|CF193778, gb|CF189140.1|CF189140, gb|CF188296.1|CF188296; Similar to gi|37783433|gb|AAP41027.1| GSNO reductase [Cryptococcus neoformans var. grubii], FASTA scores: opt: 2578, E(): 8.4e-162, (97.389% identity (99.739% similar) in 383 aa overlap (1-383:1-383)); HMMPfam hit to ADH_zinc_N, Zinc-binding dehydrogenase, score: 467.7, E(): 1.2e-137): MSTEGQVITCKAAIAWEAGKPLSIETVEVAPPKDGEVRIKILYTGLCHTDAYTLSGNDPEGAFPVILGHEGGGIVESVGEGVDNVKVGDHVVPLYTAECRECKFCKSGKTNLCGRVRTTQGKGVMPDGTTRFKCKGQDILHFMGCSTFAQYTVVSKFSVVAINPKAPLKTSCLLGCGITTGYGAATKSPGIEGSNVAIFGVGCVGLSVLQGAKAKGCKRIFAIDTNPKKKEWAVKFGATDFINPKDLPEGKTIVDYLIEETDGGLDFTFDATGNVGVMRNALEACHKGWGVCTIIGVAPAGAEISTRPFQLVTGRVWKGSAFGGVKGRTELPGIVEDYLAGKLWVNEFVTHNETLEGINKGFDDMHAGDCIRCVVDMGFNEAP; encoded by the exons ATGTCTACCGAAGGCCAA GTTATCACTTGCAAGGCTGCCATCGCTTGGGAGGCTG GCAAGCCCCTTTCTATTGAGACTGTTGAAGTTGCACCGCCCAAGGATGGCGAGGTCCGAATCAAGATCCTCTA CACTGGTTTATGCCACAC TGATGCCTACACTCTCTCCGGTAATGACCCTGAGGGGGCCTTCCCCGTCATCCTTGGACACGAGGGTGGTGGTATCGTCGAGTCTGTCGGCGAGGGGGTTGATAACGTCAAGGTTGGCGACCACGTTGTCCCTCTCTACACTGCTG AGTGCAGGGAATGCAAATTCTGCAAGTCTGGAAAGACCAATCTCTGTGGTCGTGTGCGAACTACCCAGGGTAAGGGTGTGATGCCTGATGGGACTACCCGATTCAAGTGCAAGGGTCAAGACATCTTGCACTTT ATGGGTTGCTCCACTTTCGCTCAGTACACCGTCGTTTCCAAGTTCTCCGTCGTCGCCATCAACCCTAAAGCGCCTCTCAAGacttcttgtctccttGGTTGCGGTATCACCACAGGCTATGGTGCTGCCACCAAGTCTCCTGGTATCGAGGGCTCTAACGTCGCCATCTTTGGTGTTGGCTGTGTCGGCTTGAGTGTTTTGCAGGGTGCTAAGGCCAAGGGCTGCAAGAGGATCTTTGCTATTGACACCAaccccaagaagaaggagtgggCCGTGAAGTTTGGTGCCA CCGACTTTATTAACCCCAAGGACCTTCCCGAGGGCAAGACCATTGTCGATTATCTCATCGAGGAGACGGATGGTGGTCTCGACTTCACCTTTGACGCTACCGGTAACGTTGGCGTAATGCGAAACGCTCTTGAGGCCTGCCACAAGGGCTGGGGTGTGTGCACCATTATCGGAGTCGCCCCCGCCGGTGCCGAAATCTCTACTCGACC ATTCCAGCTCGTCACTGGTCGAGTGTGGAAGGGCTCAGCGTTTGGTGGTGTCAAGGGCCGAACCGAGCTTCCTGGTATCGTGGAAGACTATCTCGCGGGCAAACTTTGGGTCAACGAGTTTGTCACTCACAATGAGACTTTGGAAGGCATCAACAAGGGCTTCGATGATATGCAT GCTGGTGACTGCATTCGATGCGTCGTCGACATGGGCTTCAACGAGGCTCCTTAG